The following is a genomic window from Trachemys scripta elegans isolate TJP31775 chromosome 16, CAS_Tse_1.0, whole genome shotgun sequence.
GGCCGCCGGAGGGGCCAGGTCCGAGGGATCTCGCTAGGGAACGTAACCACTGTTTTGTGTTACCCCTgcatggggagtgtgtgtgtgtgtgtgtgtgtgtgtgagagagagagagagagagagagagagacagaccccTGCAGCTAATACAATGGGCTTCTCTCTGCGTCCCCTGCCCAACATACGGGCCGCGTCCGTGTTTGTCGCCTTGCAGGGAGGATCAGGGGACGACTGCAGCCTGCCAAGCTCCCGCGGCAAAGGCCTGTACTTAcggggtggcaggaggtgggtTCCTGCCGTGTGGGCTCTATTCTGCGGGGCCAGAGCAGATCCTTACAGACAATTCTGGGGTCGAACACGTCCTGTCTCCTCTCTGACGCCCCTAGAAGTCTCCAGGCTCTGAGGGCCGGACGGCTGGGGGGACGTTCGGGTCAGCCCAGCCTTCTTGCGTGCCAAGAGACAGTGATGAGCTGTGTGTGAGTGACCTCTGGGGCTGCAGGCCTTCCCTCGGTCACATCCCGGGCGAGGAGAGACTGGGTTCCTGTCTATAGCCCAGCAGGGATCACACCTCGCTCCCCTGGTCTGCAGGGGGAACTCAGCGGCCCCCTTCGGCGAGGCGCAAGCCGGGGTGGGATCCGGCGCCCGCACCTCCCCACTGGGCCGACGGGAGTGGGAAAGCCCAGGTGGGACAGACGCACAGAGCCCTGGGCCTTGACCTCATCAGCCAGGCCAGCCGGGGAAAGGTTAGCTGTACCTTCTCCAGCTGATCGACCCCCAGTGCAGGCGCCCTGCCCCTCGCTTTCCTGCGGCTGCCTCCCGCCATCTCCCCTCCACCTCCGGGCCTCCCGCCGGGCCCGATGGACGGAGCGCGTCCGGCTGCTGGTGAAAATGACcccttgggaggcaggcagggctgaCCCCTGAGCCCAAAGCGACGTGAGGGGTTCAGGGAAGCTGAGGTTTCGAGGACCACGCAGAGCCCCCGGGTCCCACGAGGCTGAGTGTTAACAGTCAGAGTCTGACTTGCCCGGCGGGTGGGAGCCAGGCAGGTTCCCATCCTGGCACCGCAGGGTCCCCTCTTTCTATCCCTTCTTcggtgccgggggggggaggtcagCTTTAAACAACAGACCACAAGGGGaaccctgggtggggagggggcagagaatagCCACTGGCCACGCCCCTGATCTGCCCCCGACGGGTCCTGGGGGGCAGAAAGTAGCCACCCTTATCCCATACCAGTTGCGGGCAGTTCTCAGGGGGACATTCCCACCCACTTGATacccccagagcacccccagaGCAGTGCCCCCCCATATCTCTCACCCTCCATTGCTCTGGGGGGACGTTTCCTGCATGGTGGGGGTAGAGAGGGTCGGTTGGCGGGTTGGTTATTTTCCTTGGCCTCGGGTCGCGCTGGGTCCCTGAcggaggggggtgggacaggtaGAAAAGCACAAGCTCTGAGCCTTTGATAACAGTCCACAGCCgagtgggagaggagaggagggatatATACAAAGAAAGCACATGTGTGGGGGGGCCTGGGCAGGGGGTGACTCTTAAAGGGGCGGCCGCCCCTTTGTCCCCCTCCCacggctccccgctcccctaagggGACTGGGGAGGTCACCCTCTCCGCAGCTCCCGCAGCTTCTCCGCCACCTTCTTCAGCGCGTGCTCGATCTCTTCCAGCTTCTCCAGCTCCTGTTCCTGGATGGACAGAAAGCACGAAGGGCCGTGAGGATGGGGGGGCCCCCCAGGGCTCATCCCTACCCCCCCCAGGCCACTACATCCAAGCCACCCACCAGGCCTCTGGTTTATCcgcccctgcccgccccccccaccgGCCTTTGCACCTCTGGCTGCCCCGGTGCATTCTGGGATCCCCGCGGCacctatcccacaatgcccagcGCTGGGAGCGCAGGGGCGTTTGGGCCAATCCTCCACACGATCATGGGTAGGGGGAGGACGGAGCAAGGAGGCCCAGCTGACCCCCATGCGGTTGCAATGCCGCGGGCTGCCCCGTCTCCTCTCCGCCCAGCCGGCCCCGCAGCTGGGTGGGAAACCTCACAGGGTTCGGCATGAGGAGGAGACGGAGACCTTGGGACGGGGACAGCCCCACCGCAGAAGAGCCACTagccctgggtcagagctctgAGCTGGGAACCCAGAGTCTGGCCCTTGCTCAACTTGATTGGGAGCAGGGACTCGAACCTGGATCTGTCCCGCGCCAGCTGATGGCCTTAGCCACCGGGCTACTGCCGCTAGGGCGGGGCGCCCCCTGGTTCGGATCACAAATTCCCTCCTGGGCCCCTGACAAGACTTGGGTGGCAACTGGGGTGTTCAAGCGAAAGATTCTCAGCCTGCTCCTTTCTGCCTACGGAGGCCTGGACCCCCAGGGctccccaaggctctgggagctgggggtacCCCCAAGATCACTACCCATGTAGCCCATGGAAAAGGGCTAAGAGCTGACCTTGTCCTCCTTGGCCTccctctcttcttcctcttcctcttcctcctcctcctcctcctcttcttcctcctcctcctcctggtggCCATGGTGCTTGCCCTTCAGGTGCCCCGCCTCATCCTCATGGTGCCTCTTCTTCAGCGGGTGGCCGGGCGGCCCGTGGCGGTGGCCGtgccgctcctccccctccttccacaGCCGCCCGTCCCCGTGGAGGTGGCTCTGCGAGTCGGAGATTTTCACGCCCTTCTCCTCCGCCTCGAACTGGGCCGTCTCCTCGTCGCTGGCCTTCTCGGCCATCCGCTTGGCCGGGCCGCCCTTCCGCCGGGCCGGGCCTGACcgcttttcctcttcctcctcttcctcctgctcctcctcttcctcctgctcccagTCCTCTAGCCCCCCGTGGTGCCGGCCTCCATGGTGGTACGGCGGCTCCTCCTCCGAAGTGTCCTCTTGGCTGAAGTGCCTCTTGGCTGGCGGCCCCGTTTTCTTGCTGGCCCGGATCTCCCTCAGCTTCGGCGACGCCCGCCTCACCTCCTCgtgcctcctcttcctctcctcctcctcttcctcgcccTCCAAGATCTCCTTGgcctcctcctccacctgggTGCTGTCCTCCCTGTGCGAGACCTTCTCCTCTTTCACCTTCTCCTCGATCTTCTCCATCTTCTCATACTCCTCCTTCCGGGCCtcgccctccttctcctccactgtcTCGGAGGCGGCCGAGCTCTGCTGGAGGGACTTGTCCCGCTTCCTCAGCTCGTCCCCCTCGGGGCCCTCCTCCGTCTCCTGCCAGGCGCTGTGGCTCGGGTGGTGGTGGGCGTTCTCTGGGGGCAAGGAGGAGAACAGTGAGCTGTTCCCACCCCGGGGCAGTCCTGACCCCGTTGGGGATGGGTGGATGCAGGCTGGGGGGCTCTGTTGGCACAGCGAGGCCCGTGTCCACAAACTGCCCTTGCACCCTGGTCCCCCATCGTCCgggtgccccagccctctcccattctccagacccctctcccttggcttctctgctccGAGTGTCAGCTTTGGTGGCAAGTGGGATATTGCCCTGAATCCCATCCCCTGACTCCCTCCAGCCAGGTCCCCTCCACACGCACTAGGGTTGGATAAAATTGGcatcccctctagggggcgccagctccaatctggccccagggcaagggattggctggctcaggggggtggagaATGAGACATGGGGcttgtcccctctagggggcgtcggctcccatccagccccagggtGGGGACTGGTTGTCTCAAGGAAGCGGGGagtgggacacggggcctttcccctctagggggtgccGGTTCTGATCCACCCCCAGGGTGGGGAAATTGGCTGGCCACGGGGAGCg
Proteins encoded in this region:
- the CCER2 gene encoding coiled-coil domain-containing glutamate-rich protein 2; this encodes MLAVGLCVLLLSCWHADSLPLSTQLSEEDEKVIKCITEVLADTLSKASPVPVASDCLTILKEDERVLAMLHHHYLLKELKELVHEENAHHHPSHSAWQETEEGPEGDELRKRDKSLQQSSAASETVEEKEGEARKEEYEKMEKIEEKVKEEKVSHREDSTQVEEEAKEILEGEEEEEERKRRHEEVRRASPKLREIRASKKTGPPAKRHFSQEDTSEEEPPYHHGGRHHGGLEDWEQEEEEEQEEEEEEEKRSGPARRKGGPAKRMAEKASDEETAQFEAEEKGVKISDSQSHLHGDGRLWKEGEERHGHRHGPPGHPLKKRHHEDEAGHLKGKHHGHQEEEEEEEEEEEEEEEEEEEREAKEDKEQELEKLEEIEHALKKVAEKLRELRRG